tgtgtgtgtgtatacataCCTCAAGAAACCCACCACGCGCAACCAATCTGCCGGCAGCAATGGCAGCACCACCAGATAAAAAACTAGAGTGCTGAAATAAGCCTTTCTGCTTCTTCCCTACATACAACTTTCTGGACGCACTAAGAACAAATATCCATTTGCTGCCATCAAAAGTGTCCACAGGTAGCCtactttttttgtaaataagcTTCTCAGCCTCCACAATCACTTCATATTCTTCCCTCTCTTGCTGCAAGAGAATAAATAATCAATTGTGATATATGtaatatatagtaattaaacttGAAAGCATATTCAAGTTTATTTGCAATACATGTAATAAGAACAGTGACAATTGTTTTGGTAGCCTTTTAGAACTTGTAAGTAAATAAATTACTCTTTTTGGGTGGTATCATACATACCGTATGCTTTTCAAGTTTATGATTGGTAAATGTTATTGTATTTCTAAAGGAAATTCAAATTGAGCTGACTATATAAGGATTGATTTAGAAAGAtgcttccaaatatttttttttgtttaaagggTTAAgtaatgtcaaaaaatcatctcacgcaaaaaattaagatattagatgagattataatatataatttatattattttctaatacgttatttttaagttaaagttaTTTGGACTTGAATATTgtcttatgtttaatttttatcaattaaaataatggtggtaaaattcaaactcataattAATTACTTGGTCAAGAAAACTCTAATACTATATTAAAGACTATATCACTAAAAGacttaagttattaaataaaattttaaaatataatttgtataattctataataattacaattgatttattattagttagcatattttttttagtatatattttggtaatttaatttcttcacgaaaacaatttataaactCTAATAATTAATGCATGGGTCCATATCTTGCtcactttttcttctttttttttttttagatttgaaaaatTGGAATAGAatctttttcttagaaaaagaaggaagattaatttttaaaaaaaaaaaaaaacaaaatttgttaGTCTGCGTTTGGCGCtcgaaattaattaaatacaaagaGACGCTCTACCTTTCCAAGATATATAACGCGTTGACACTGTAGTTGGGTCCTGGAACATGCGCCAAGGTTTACTCCTTTCCCGTCTCCGATATCCAACCTTAATTAATTCGTTTTCACGAACAAGTTACTTAGAAATgacactaaaataaataaataaataaaaaacaaacaaacaatttctcttttttttcctcaccAATAGAAGAAAGGTTGCGAGCTATCACTACGAAACCAGACATTGTAGTAAAAGTGCAAGTTTCTTCCGTAACGATGTCTTGGATCAATCTGTAACACCACAGCAATGTACGTAGTGCAGCTTTTATCATGGATCtagatttatttgaaattaattaagtatatatttagataaatgaaattatatatataatgaggaCTTAATTACAGCTTCAAGCCACTGTGTCAGATCTAATTTCCGAGCCTTCTGGCTCTTCGACAAACCCTTCCCGACCTGCAACAACAGCAATAAACACAGCCTGATCAATGATCTTTCTTAATTTTGGactaaagttttatttattaaaaacattattttaatataatttcaaataaaaaaaacttttaaaaccaaTCGCAGCTATAATATATACCTTGGCTGCCCTCGTCCGAGCCCGTGCCCATCGTGAAACAGCAGTTTCCGACCTATCCGAGTCGAAGAATGATATTGAGCACCGTCGAAGGGCTGCAAAATCTAAAGCTTTCCACCTgagaataatgaaaatatatatccGAGTTAATGATGATTCCTATAAATACTTATTATggtattgattgaaattaacGTATATGGAAAGTACTTGATCTTCAGCAAAGTGACAGATATAACTCTAGCTAGATCGGACTAATTACCATAGCTCGTCCACAACAAGAGCACAACCAGCAAGGTTTCTACGAGTCCGATAAATCTTGTAAGCTTTTTGCAACTTAGTTGCAGCAGCATCAAGCCCCCTAAAATGATCAGCTGAAGAAACTGCGCTCCGATCCAGTACCTTGCTGACCAAATCAAAGTTCCTTCCCTTCATAACCATGAACGCTTGGAGATTTAGCTTTGCTGGCTTCTTGAtcttcttgaaaaatatatatagatatatattccTCTGTGACACGATCAGATTAATCCCTCTTCTTGAAGCTTATGGTCCCCAGTATTTCTTAAGGATGATCATGAAGAGAGTTGTATTGTTAGCACAAGAAATGATAGAGAAATGCATGCAGAATCTCATAATCGTGAAGAAATTTTTCTAACCATGTAGTAAATTAATCAACTACGTACCGATATTTCCAAAATATTCTTCTTTAATGTCTGTGTTTTTCTGATTTGAGACCAAGAACTTTCTCTAATATTTATATACCACCGAACTCTTTGTGTGAATCAAGGGAGTTTAACGGCTAGGAAAACGATTTCTGTACGAGTACTAACCTTAGAATACGCAATGGACAAAGACTGcccaaaaactaaagaaaaaatggGAATATTTTCGTAACTTTACTTACAAATAGCGTACCTTGAGTTGAACTGGGGAATACAAATATTGTGAATTGAAAGTAAAACCATTACGTCCTTGAAAGGTTTGAATTTTtctgaccaaaaaaaaaagaaaaagaaaaggtaaaggtttggatttttctgaccaaaaaaaaaaaagaaaaattaaggaaagGTTTGAATTTTAAAGCTAGCTAGGGTTCAAACTCCTCGAGACTTCATATGCTTACTTTaattggttttgaaaaataaaacattgaaaattGTAAGAACCACCTAATTAAACCCCAAAggaattaatatatgttttcattAGTCGccttaattcattctttatgtGATTTTCTAAAGAATCAATGATCATTAGGTGTTCAAGATTTATAGCTCTATTCCTTGTAATAAAACTAGGCATAAAATAatgtgataatataaataatatcttgaaatctcatctaataatttattaagttaAAATAGTTCCGTGAAAAatagtattataaaattattttaaaaatcttatttcaaTACTTTAAAGTTTTGGATTTAGAttgtttggtaaaaataaacattatcaacaaaacaaaaccataatatataattagtagaaatattttctcaagtttatgCATCTTATGTGTGGGGAAAAGTTGCATTCACTTTATAATAAACATCAAACTAATTACCAAGTACAACATTCATGGAGTTCAAAAATTATAGGGTGATAAAACATATCGGCAATATTTGACTAAtaattctaggttttttt
This region of Populus alba chromosome 3, ASM523922v2, whole genome shotgun sequence genomic DNA includes:
- the LOC118031064 gene encoding IQ domain-containing protein IQM4 translates to MVMKGRNFDLVSKVLDRSAVSSADHFRGLDAAATKLQKAYKIYRTRRNLAGCALVVDELWWKALDFAALRRCSISFFDSDRSETAVSRWARARTRAAKVGKGLSKSQKARKLDLTQWLEAIDPRHRYGRNLHFYYNVWFRSDSSQPFFYWLDIGDGKGVNLGACSRTQLQCQRVIYLGKQEREEYEVIVEAEKLIYKKSRLPVDTFDGSKWIFVLSASRKLYVGKKQKGLFQHSSFLSGGAAIAAGRLVARGGFLEAIWTYSGHYRPPEENFQELISFLEEQLLDLTDVKKCPIDDDIPPSTASFEDNESNGENGGSIYAENSSSKRGGEDAAAISIADYLNGEDRGALVL